The Isachenkonia alkalipeptolytica genome has a window encoding:
- a CDS encoding ABC transporter permease → MNGIIDLSVFQVLLAYIFIVLLVVILRVKGIAREKEVLISSIRMTLQLILVGYVLVYLFESMYPLLTLLVLLVMESFAIYNIIQRAKSPLSRELKKIVALSMVLGTLTSLLFFLFVVIQISPWYDPQYFIPIAGMLIGNSMTGISLGVNRLAEGMKDQKTLVESALMLGATPKEAAKEVVDSAFDAAILPTINSMVGMGIVFLPGMMTGQILSGVSPVTAIAYQIAIMLGIVGSVSLTVILFVQLGYKSFFNERAQLKTD, encoded by the coding sequence ATGAATGGAATTATTGATTTAAGTGTTTTTCAGGTCCTGCTGGCCTACATATTTATTGTTCTCCTGGTGGTCATCCTCCGGGTGAAGGGGATTGCCCGGGAAAAAGAGGTGCTGATTTCCAGTATTCGCATGACCCTGCAACTGATTTTGGTAGGATACGTACTGGTCTATCTCTTTGAGAGTATGTATCCCCTTTTAACCCTGTTGGTTCTTTTGGTAATGGAGAGCTTTGCCATCTACAACATTATTCAACGGGCGAAATCCCCCTTAAGCAGGGAACTGAAAAAAATCGTGGCCCTTTCCATGGTCCTGGGAACCCTGACCAGCCTTTTGTTCTTTTTATTCGTGGTGATCCAAATTTCTCCCTGGTATGACCCTCAGTATTTTATTCCCATCGCCGGTATGCTGATTGGAAACTCCATGACGGGGATCTCCCTCGGGGTAAATCGCCTGGCTGAGGGGATGAAGGACCAAAAAACCCTGGTGGAATCCGCCTTAATGCTTGGGGCTACCCCCAAGGAGGCGGCGAAGGAAGTGGTGGACAGCGCCTTTGACGCCGCCATACTCCCCACCATCAATTCCATGGTGGGAATGGGGATTGTGTTTCTTCCCGGTATGATGACAGGGCAAATTTTGTCCGGGGTATCCCCGGTCACCGCCATCGCCTATCAAATTGCGATTATGCTGGGGATCGTAGGAAGTGTTTCCCTGACGGTCATTCTCTTTGTACAGCTGGGCTACAAAAGTTTTTTTAATGAACGGGCGCAGCTAAAAACCGACTAG
- a CDS encoding ABC transporter ATP-binding protein, which yields MFSFEQATYKNILSVPSLTIHEKEITCIVGESGSGKTTLLRMLNHLISPDGGRITFQNRNLMDIDPVELRREVVMLPQTPVIFQGTIRDNLEAGLRFSEKGLPSEKELEKTLKKVNLLKALDVNAQNLSGGEKQRLALGRILLMEPKVLLLDEPSSALDDETESLIIQTFVDYAKAHHKTLVMVTHSKSLAKNFADRILQVRGGEVHEWNY from the coding sequence ATGTTTTCATTTGAACAGGCAACCTATAAAAATATCCTCTCGGTCCCGAGCCTTACCATCCATGAAAAAGAAATCACCTGTATTGTAGGAGAAAGCGGCAGCGGGAAAACCACCCTGCTTCGAATGCTCAACCACTTGATCTCCCCCGACGGAGGAAGGATCACCTTTCAGAACCGGAACCTTATGGACATAGACCCCGTAGAGCTCCGGCGAGAAGTGGTTATGCTCCCCCAGACCCCGGTGATTTTCCAAGGGACGATCCGGGATAATCTGGAAGCTGGCCTTCGGTTTTCTGAGAAAGGGCTCCCTTCCGAAAAAGAATTGGAAAAAACTCTAAAAAAAGTGAACCTTCTAAAGGCTTTAGATGTAAACGCCCAGAATCTATCCGGCGGAGAAAAACAGCGCTTAGCCTTAGGGCGGATTCTGCTGATGGAACCGAAGGTTTTACTGTTGGATGAACCTTCCTCGGCCTTAGACGACGAGACCGAGTCCCTGATCATCCAAACCTTTGTGGACTATGCCAAGGCCCACCATAAAACCCTGGTCATGGTCACCCATTCCAAATCCCTGGCAAAAAATTTCGCCGACCGGATTTTACAGGTGAGAGGAGGCGAAGTCCATGAATGGAATTATTGA
- a CDS encoding YeiH family protein, whose amino-acid sequence MYILKKIIPGLLLTLGIAYISRFLSNLFPVHVIGAGVIALFMGMILNPWVSQREGLYPGITFTGKKVLRFAIILMGISLSFHQVLKVGSFSLIVMVFTLFAAFFGGYLLGKLLGLDWKLSGLISSGTGICGGSAIAAVAPVIGAKDQFIAYAISATFIFDVFMVVLFPLMGEAMNLSDLGFGLWTGTAINDTSSVVAAGYSYSEAAGDFAVIVKLTRTLAIIPVVLIFSMIAKKHSTGKTSPHILEIFPWFILGFLAMVGLNSTGWIPASLSGSLSTLGRFFMIMALGAIGLRTNFKELSRSGIKPLIHGISISTLVVVVSLVVQYFLGSL is encoded by the coding sequence ATGTATATACTGAAGAAAATAATCCCCGGGCTGCTGTTAACCCTGGGAATTGCCTATATTTCACGATTTTTGTCGAATCTTTTTCCCGTCCACGTCATCGGTGCCGGGGTGATTGCCCTGTTTATGGGGATGATTCTGAACCCCTGGGTTTCCCAAAGGGAAGGTTTGTATCCGGGCATTACCTTTACGGGAAAAAAGGTGCTGCGCTTTGCCATTATCCTTATGGGAATCTCCTTAAGCTTTCATCAGGTTCTAAAAGTGGGGAGTTTCTCCTTGATTGTGATGGTCTTTACGTTGTTTGCCGCTTTTTTCGGGGGCTATCTCTTAGGCAAACTGTTGGGGCTGGACTGGAAGCTTTCGGGACTGATCTCCTCGGGCACCGGGATTTGCGGCGGCTCCGCCATTGCCGCCGTGGCTCCGGTAATCGGGGCAAAGGACCAGTTCATAGCCTATGCCATCTCCGCCACTTTTATCTTTGATGTGTTTATGGTGGTGCTCTTTCCCTTAATGGGAGAGGCCATGAATTTAAGTGATTTAGGCTTCGGTCTATGGACGGGAACCGCTATCAATGACACCTCTTCCGTGGTGGCCGCGGGATATTCCTACTCGGAGGCCGCCGGGGACTTCGCCGTTATCGTAAAGCTGACCCGAACCCTGGCCATCATTCCCGTAGTCCTGATTTTTTCCATGATTGCGAAAAAACACAGCACCGGGAAGACTTCCCCTCATATCCTGGAAATCTTCCCCTGGTTTATTTTAGGTTTTTTAGCCATGGTGGGCCTGAACTCCACGGGATGGATTCCGGCTTCGCTAAGCGGCTCCCTAAGTACTCTGGGCCGTTTTTTCATGATCATGGCCCTGGGAGCCATCGGCCTAAGGACCAATTTCAAGGAACTTTCCCGATCCGGCATCAAGCCCTTAATTCACGGGATCAGCATCTCCACCCTTGTGGTGGTAGTAAGTTTAGTGGTGCAGTACTTCCTTGGAAGCCTTTAG